In one window of Duganella dendranthematis DNA:
- a CDS encoding LysR family transcriptional regulator, whose translation MTPQAVSKAVRQLEEHLGVRLFHRTTRSLSLTDDGTRLFELANPGLRLLDEALEQVQSSRLEVDGLIRLVAPTSIGNAIIVPLLQGFQQLYPGAHFDLQLDDHFTDLVENKIDVGFRAGSPPERNLVSRKLGEITLLTCASPAYLAQHGTPKRVADLAGHRCTGFRQPNTGRLLPWEFHVDGATVYQDVPAVASFNTVEGELMAVLSGVGIGQVPVFMIERELASGALVPLMTPTITVNNGVFMYYQQRTQMPLRVRHFIDYVAEHAPPRLQGQRRAVNAAKAR comes from the coding sequence TTGACACCTCAGGCGGTCAGCAAAGCGGTGCGGCAGCTGGAGGAACATCTGGGCGTGCGGCTGTTTCACCGCACCACGCGCAGCCTCAGTCTGACCGACGACGGCACGCGGCTGTTCGAGCTGGCCAATCCCGGCCTGCGGCTGCTGGACGAGGCACTGGAGCAGGTTCAGAGCAGCCGGCTGGAAGTTGATGGCCTGATCCGGCTGGTTGCACCGACCTCGATCGGCAACGCGATCATCGTGCCGCTGTTGCAGGGTTTTCAGCAACTCTATCCCGGCGCGCATTTCGATTTGCAACTGGATGACCATTTCACCGATCTGGTGGAAAACAAGATCGACGTCGGCTTTCGCGCCGGCAGTCCGCCTGAACGCAACCTCGTTTCGCGCAAGCTGGGCGAGATCACGCTGCTGACCTGCGCGTCGCCAGCCTATCTGGCGCAGCATGGCACGCCGAAGCGTGTGGCCGATCTGGCCGGTCATCGCTGCACCGGCTTCCGCCAGCCGAATACCGGCCGCCTGCTGCCGTGGGAATTCCATGTGGACGGCGCCACCGTCTATCAGGACGTGCCGGCGGTGGCCAGTTTCAATACGGTGGAAGGGGAGTTGATGGCTGTGCTCAGCGGCGTTGGCATTGGTCAGGTGCCGGTGTTCATGATCGAGCGGGAACTGGCCAGCGGCGCGCTGGTGCCGCTGATGACGCCGACCATTACCGTCAACAATGGCGTGTTCATGTACTACCAACAGCGCACGCAGATGCCGTTACGTGTGCGGCATTTCATCGATTATGTGGCGGAACACGCGCCGCCACGGCTGCAAGGGCAGCGGCGGGCTGTCAATGCGGCCAAAGCAAGATAG
- the dnaG gene encoding DNA primase, producing the protein MIPQSFIADLLNRVDIVDVVGRYVQLKKGGANFMGLCPFHNEKSPSFTVSPTKQFYHCFGCGAHGTSIGFMIEYSGMGFVDAVKELAQNVGMVVPDQDDKIPPAQRAQMQAQSLALTEAMTRATDFYKLQLRSAPEAIAYLKRRGLTGEIAARFGLGYAPHGWDNLRSVFPDYEAVALAESGLVIDKVDEDGGNRKRYDRFRERVMFPIRNTKGQVIAFGGRVLDQGEPKYLNSPETPLFSKGFELYGLFEARQAIRDAGYVLVTEGYMDVVALAQMGFPQAVATLGTACTTHHVQKLLRQTDTVIFSFDGDKAGRRAARRALEACLPHVTDNKTIKFLFLPTEHDPDSYVREHGKEAFEQEIYEAMPLSQFLIKEACGEHDMNSLEGRARAQFDAKPMLQAMTPTALRLQIVRGLAQLTQTSPSEIEVLFELSKPVALNKIAPPRGGRPQPKGLELQIMRVLVAHPALALEIDDAAQAAFGFFGQESAERLAQLVTTAREMGEGGAFAAFAQHLKSLGDDYDSLIAEIVKEPETERDTERVVLRAAIRQVKHDALKHELSQLFAAGLSSDEIGVRYRELTAQQDQLLREAQAELPIR; encoded by the coding sequence GTGATACCACAATCTTTTATCGCCGATTTGCTGAACCGCGTCGATATCGTCGACGTGGTCGGCCGTTACGTGCAGCTGAAAAAAGGCGGCGCGAACTTCATGGGGCTGTGCCCGTTTCACAACGAGAAGTCGCCCAGCTTCACCGTCAGCCCGACCAAGCAGTTTTACCATTGCTTCGGCTGTGGCGCGCATGGCACCTCGATCGGTTTCATGATCGAATATTCCGGCATGGGCTTTGTCGATGCCGTCAAGGAACTGGCGCAAAACGTCGGCATGGTGGTGCCGGACCAGGACGACAAGATTCCGCCAGCGCAACGGGCGCAAATGCAGGCCCAGAGCCTGGCGCTGACCGAAGCCATGACGCGCGCCACCGATTTCTACAAGCTGCAACTGCGCAGCGCGCCGGAGGCCATTGCTTACCTGAAACGTCGCGGCCTGACCGGCGAAATTGCCGCCCGCTTCGGCCTCGGCTACGCGCCGCACGGCTGGGACAATCTGCGCTCCGTGTTTCCCGACTATGAAGCGGTGGCGCTGGCCGAATCCGGCCTGGTGATCGACAAAGTGGACGAGGATGGCGGCAACCGCAAGCGCTATGACCGCTTCCGCGAACGCGTGATGTTCCCAATCCGCAATACCAAGGGCCAGGTCATCGCCTTCGGCGGCCGGGTGCTGGATCAGGGCGAACCCAAATACTTGAATTCTCCCGAAACGCCTTTATTTTCAAAGGGCTTCGAGCTGTATGGCTTGTTCGAGGCGCGCCAGGCGATCCGCGACGCCGGCTATGTGCTGGTGACGGAAGGCTATATGGACGTGGTGGCGCTGGCGCAGATGGGCTTCCCGCAAGCGGTGGCGACACTCGGCACCGCCTGCACCACCCATCACGTACAGAAGTTGTTGCGCCAGACCGACACGGTGATCTTCAGTTTCGACGGCGACAAGGCCGGCCGCCGCGCTGCACGCCGCGCGCTGGAAGCGTGCCTGCCGCATGTGACGGACAACAAGACGATCAAGTTCCTGTTCCTGCCGACCGAGCACGACCCGGACAGCTACGTGCGCGAACACGGCAAGGAAGCGTTTGAACAGGAAATTTACGAGGCGATGCCGCTGTCGCAGTTCCTGATCAAGGAAGCCTGCGGCGAGCACGATATGAATAGCCTCGAAGGCCGCGCCCGCGCGCAGTTCGACGCCAAGCCGATGTTGCAGGCGATGACCCCGACCGCGCTGCGCCTGCAGATCGTCCGTGGCCTGGCGCAGCTGACGCAGACCTCGCCGTCGGAAATCGAGGTGCTGTTCGAGCTGTCCAAGCCGGTGGCGCTGAACAAGATCGCGCCGCCACGCGGCGGCCGGCCGCAGCCGAAAGGGCTGGAGCTGCAAATCATGCGCGTACTGGTGGCGCATCCGGCGCTGGCGCTGGAGATCGATGACGCGGCCCAGGCGGCGTTCGGTTTCTTCGGCCAGGAATCGGCCGAGCGGCTGGCGCAGCTGGTGACGACGGCGCGCGAGATGGGCGAGGGTGGCGCGTTTGCCGCATTTGCCCAGCATCTGAAGTCGCTGGGCGACGATTACGACAGCCTCATCGCTGAAATCGTCAAGGAGCCTGAGACTGAGCGCGATACCGAGCGCGTGGTATTGCGGGCGGCGATTCGCCAGGTCAAGCATGATGCGCTCAAGCATGAGTTGAGCCAGTTGTTTGCCGCGGGCCTGTCGTCCGATGAGATTGGAGTGCGCTACCGCGAGCTGACCGCACAGCAGGATCAGCTGTTGCGCGAGGCGCAGGCGGAGTTGCCCATCCGTTAA
- the rpsU gene encoding 30S ribosomal protein S21 codes for MTTIRLKENEPFEVAMRRFKRTIEKTGLLTELRAREFYEKPTAERKRKLAAAVKRHYKRIRSQQLPKKLF; via the coding sequence ATGACCACTATTCGCCTTAAAGAAAACGAGCCGTTCGAAGTCGCAATGCGTCGCTTCAAACGCACCATCGAAAAAACCGGTCTGCTGACCGAACTGCGCGCACGCGAGTTCTACGAGAAGCCAACGGCTGAACGTAAGCGCAAGCTGGCTGCAGCCGTAAAGCGTCACTACAAACGCATTCGCAGCCAACAGCTGCCGAAAAAACTCTTCTAA
- a CDS encoding NAD(P)/FAD-dependent oxidoreductase, whose product MAKFDVAVIGAGAAGMMCAATAAQRGLRVVLIDHAAKLAEKIRISGGGRCNFTNVNAGPANFLSENPHFCKSALSRYTPADFVALVKRHRIGYHEKHKGQLFCTESAEQIIEMLKDECAGGDVHWRMPCKVESVEQGEQGFVLQTDSGEIEATSVVIATGGLSIPKIGATDFGYRIAQQFDLRMVEPRPALVPLTFDPQQWAPFVEMAGIALEVDVETGSLKGRNPSGARFREDLLFTHRGLSGPAILQISSYWQPGTPIVINLLPELDLAATLIEGKGTIKKQLGNVLSQWLPTRLAEGLLLAHGFALDARLADMPDAQLRKLGAVINQWTLTPNGSEGYKKAEVTRGGIDTRELSQQTMMATKVPGLYFIGETVDVTGWLGGYNFQWAWASGVAAGQAV is encoded by the coding sequence ATGGCAAAGTTTGATGTAGCGGTAATCGGCGCGGGCGCGGCCGGCATGATGTGCGCGGCCACGGCCGCCCAGCGCGGCCTGCGCGTGGTGCTGATTGACCACGCCGCCAAACTGGCCGAGAAAATCCGCATCTCCGGCGGCGGCCGCTGCAACTTCACCAATGTGAACGCCGGTCCGGCCAACTTCCTGTCGGAAAATCCGCATTTCTGCAAAAGCGCCTTGTCGCGCTACACGCCGGCCGATTTCGTCGCGCTGGTCAAACGCCACCGCATCGGCTACCACGAGAAGCACAAGGGCCAGCTGTTCTGCACCGAGTCCGCCGAGCAGATCATCGAGATGCTCAAGGACGAGTGCGCCGGCGGCGACGTCCACTGGCGCATGCCGTGCAAGGTCGAGAGCGTGGAGCAGGGCGAACAAGGCTTCGTGTTACAGACCGATAGCGGCGAGATCGAAGCGACCAGCGTGGTGATTGCCACCGGCGGCCTGTCGATCCCGAAAATCGGCGCGACCGACTTCGGCTACCGCATCGCCCAGCAGTTCGACTTGCGCATGGTCGAGCCGCGTCCGGCGCTGGTGCCGCTGACCTTCGACCCGCAGCAGTGGGCACCGTTCGTGGAAATGGCCGGCATCGCGCTGGAAGTCGACGTCGAGACCGGTTCGCTGAAAGGCCGCAACCCGAGCGGCGCGCGCTTCCGCGAAGACCTGCTGTTCACCCACCGCGGCCTGTCCGGCCCGGCGATCCTGCAGATTTCGTCGTACTGGCAGCCGGGCACCCCGATCGTCATCAACCTGCTGCCGGAACTGGACTTGGCCGCGACGCTGATCGAAGGCAAGGGCACCATCAAGAAGCAGCTGGGCAATGTCCTGTCGCAATGGCTGCCGACCCGCCTGGCGGAAGGCTTGCTGCTGGCCCACGGTTTTGCGCTGGACGCCCGTCTGGCCGACATGCCGGATGCGCAACTGCGCAAGCTGGGCGCCGTGATCAACCAGTGGACGCTGACGCCGAACGGCTCGGAAGGCTACAAAAAGGCCGAGGTGACGCGCGGCGGCATCGACACCCGTGAACTGTCGCAGCAGACCATGATGGCGACCAAGGTGCCGGGCCTGTATTTCATCGGCGAAACGGTCGACGTCACCGGGTGGCTGGGCGGCTACAACTTCCAGTGGGCCTGGGCGTCCGGCGTAGCGGCGGGTCAGGCAGTCTGA
- a CDS encoding GatB/YqeY domain-containing protein produces the protein MGLKEQITEDMKNAMRAKDSGRLATIRLILADIKRKEVDEQIEVSDEQVVAIVEKMIKQRKDSITQFEAGNRPDLADIEKAELSVLVTYMPAGLSDEEIAAEVAAAVAASGAAGPQDMGKVMGIVKPKLAGRADMTVVSALVKKALTPA, from the coding sequence ATGGGCTTGAAAGAACAAATTACCGAAGACATGAAAAACGCCATGCGCGCCAAGGACAGCGGTCGTCTGGCGACGATTCGCCTGATCCTGGCCGACATCAAGCGCAAGGAAGTGGACGAGCAGATCGAAGTCAGCGATGAGCAGGTGGTGGCCATCGTGGAAAAAATGATCAAGCAGCGCAAGGATTCGATCACCCAGTTTGAAGCGGGCAACCGTCCCGACCTGGCCGATATCGAAAAAGCCGAACTGAGCGTGCTGGTCACCTACATGCCTGCAGGCCTGTCGGACGAGGAAATCGCCGCTGAAGTCGCTGCCGCCGTGGCCGCATCGGGCGCCGCCGGTCCTCAGGACATGGGCAAAGTGATGGGCATCGTCAAGCCGAAGCTGGCCGGCCGTGCCGATATGACCGTGGTGTCCGCCCTGGTCAAGAAAGCGCTGACCCCAGCGTAA
- a CDS encoding metal-dependent hydrolase, protein MDNITHSIIGFSVGEVVHRSLPAEADAPAQRVRHRLLLVACALASNFPDLDLFLTKLLPDPLGYLLNHRGHTHTVAWAVPQALLLAALLWLCWPSARALLRTSRPARLGLALSIGLGFALHLLMDYTNSYGLHPWYPLDARWLYGDMVFIVEPLFWAAIAVPMALIMRWRGVRIAGLALLAAALVAFAALGYLGWPSLVALLVIGVVCGWAQMRSGPQGRGGLLLALGISVGFIALQGVASHIGRAQITADLQRIDPASRVLDLAMTAFPSQPLCWSYASVESNPAADRYRLRRGVASIAPDWLAPSACPAGLVEKKPAQTLWTGVLQHGSADASLSQLRALKASNCEADAWLRFGRMPELAKDALSDYRFASTPRGNFSTLHLAPAPCPAGVPAWGYPRADLF, encoded by the coding sequence ATGGATAACATCACCCATAGTATTATCGGTTTTAGCGTCGGCGAGGTTGTACATCGCAGCCTGCCTGCGGAAGCCGACGCGCCGGCGCAGCGCGTGCGGCATCGGCTGCTGCTGGTGGCCTGCGCGCTGGCCAGCAATTTTCCTGATCTGGACCTGTTCCTGACCAAGCTGCTGCCCGATCCGCTGGGCTATCTGCTGAATCATCGCGGCCACACACATACGGTGGCATGGGCGGTGCCGCAGGCGTTGCTGCTGGCGGCGCTGTTGTGGTTATGCTGGCCGTCGGCGCGGGCGCTGCTGCGCACCAGCCGGCCGGCGCGGCTTGGGCTGGCGCTGAGCATAGGTCTCGGCTTCGCGCTGCACCTGCTGATGGACTACACCAATTCGTATGGCTTGCATCCGTGGTATCCGCTCGATGCGCGCTGGCTGTATGGCGATATGGTGTTTATCGTCGAGCCGCTGTTCTGGGCGGCGATTGCGGTGCCGATGGCGTTGATCATGCGCTGGCGCGGCGTGCGCATCGCCGGGCTGGCGCTGCTGGCCGCGGCGCTGGTAGCGTTTGCGGCGTTAGGCTATCTGGGCTGGCCGTCGCTGGTCGCATTGCTGGTAATTGGCGTGGTGTGCGGTTGGGCGCAAATGCGTTCCGGCCCACAGGGACGCGGCGGCCTGCTGCTGGCGCTGGGGATCAGCGTTGGCTTTATCGCGCTGCAGGGCGTAGCGTCACATATCGGCCGGGCGCAGATTACGGCGGACTTGCAGCGCATCGACCCGGCGTCGCGCGTGCTGGATCTGGCGATGACGGCGTTTCCGTCTCAGCCTTTGTGCTGGTCCTACGCCAGCGTGGAGAGCAATCCGGCGGCGGACCGCTATCGCTTGCGGCGCGGCGTTGCCAGCATCGCGCCGGACTGGCTGGCGCCATCGGCCTGTCCAGCAGGGCTGGTGGAGAAAAAGCCGGCGCAGACACTGTGGACGGGCGTGCTGCAACACGGTAGCGCGGACGCCAGTCTGTCGCAATTACGCGCGCTGAAGGCGTCCAACTGCGAAGCCGATGCGTGGCTGCGCTTCGGCCGCATGCCGGAGTTGGCGAAGGATGCGCTGTCCGACTACCGTTTCGCCAGCACCCCACGTGGTAATTTCTCTACGCTGCACCTGGCGCCGGCCCCATGCCCGGCGGGTGTGCCGGCATGGGGCTATCCGCGTGCCGACTTGTTTTAG
- the tsaD gene encoding tRNA (adenosine(37)-N6)-threonylcarbamoyltransferase complex transferase subunit TsaD, with the protein MIVLGVESSCDETGLALYDTQHGLLSHALHSQVAMHEEYGGVVPELASRDHIRRAIPLLTQTLAGAGKTLDDIDAIAYTQGPGLAGALLVGSSVACSLGLALDKPVLGVHHLEGHLLSPLLASEPPEFPFIALLVSGGHTQLMRVDGVGQYTLLGETLDDAAGEAFDKSAKLLGLGYPGGPAISRLAEFGDPLAYKLPRPMMHTKDFNFSFSGLKTAVLTVVKNHEEKVVANICDQDKANIARGFVDAIVEVLTAKCVSALKHTGLKRLVIAGGVGANAQLRASLNAAAAKKKFKVYYPELEFCTDNGAMIAFAGARRLMINPDAAKKDYSFNVRPRWPLDELKVI; encoded by the coding sequence ATGATCGTTCTTGGTGTTGAATCTTCCTGTGACGAAACCGGCCTGGCGTTGTACGACACGCAACACGGCCTGCTGTCCCACGCCCTGCACTCGCAGGTCGCCATGCACGAAGAATACGGCGGCGTGGTGCCGGAACTGGCCTCGCGCGACCATATCCGCCGCGCCATTCCGCTGCTGACGCAAACGCTGGCCGGCGCCGGCAAGACGCTGGACGACATCGACGCCATCGCCTACACCCAAGGCCCCGGCTTGGCCGGCGCGCTGCTGGTCGGCTCGTCCGTGGCTTGCAGCCTCGGCCTGGCGCTGGACAAGCCGGTGCTGGGCGTGCACCACCTGGAAGGTCATTTGCTGTCCCCGCTGTTAGCCTCGGAGCCGCCGGAATTCCCGTTCATCGCGCTGCTGGTATCGGGCGGCCACACGCAGCTGATGCGGGTGGACGGCGTCGGCCAGTACACGCTGCTGGGCGAGACGCTGGACGATGCCGCCGGCGAAGCGTTCGACAAGTCGGCCAAGCTGCTGGGCCTGGGTTATCCGGGCGGCCCGGCGATTTCGCGTCTGGCCGAGTTTGGCGATCCGCTAGCTTACAAGCTGCCGCGTCCGATGATGCACACCAAGGATTTCAATTTCAGCTTCTCCGGCCTGAAAACGGCGGTGCTGACGGTGGTGAAGAACCACGAGGAGAAAGTCGTCGCCAACATCTGCGATCAGGACAAGGCCAATATCGCCCGTGGCTTCGTCGATGCGATTGTGGAAGTATTGACCGCAAAATGCGTGTCGGCGCTCAAGCACACCGGCCTGAAGCGGCTGGTGATTGCCGGCGGCGTCGGCGCCAATGCGCAGCTGCGCGCTTCGCTGAACGCGGCGGCGGCCAAGAAGAAATTCAAGGTCTACTACCCTGAGCTGGAATTCTGCACCGACAATGGCGCCATGATCGCCTTCGCTGGCGCGCGTCGCTTGATGATCAATCCAGACGCGGCCAAGAAGGATTACTCGTTCAACGTGCGGCCGCGCTGGCCGCTCGACGAGCTGAAAGTCATTTAA
- the ybiB gene encoding DNA-binding protein YbiB gives MTIINTEPFAAARFIKEIGRGKAGARSMSRDDAHDLYQAMLDGRVSDLELGGILLSMRIKGESVEEIAGFLDAAEASFEPFNAPPGQFAPVSIPSYNGARKMANLTPLLALLLAREGVPVLLHGVATDLGRVASAEVLHELGVVTARHRSEAEEAMSQGKPAFITIDTMAPKLAYLLSLRRKLGVRNSTHTLVKIMQPFAGPALRLVSYTHPEYLEMLGEYFTTAALHERGDAFLMRGTEGETVANANKAQQIDWFHGGLRTTLVPKQTLVGELPLLPENKDAATTAAWIQSVLDGDVPVPPPIAEQVAQCLLVARTVASRQHVSEPIE, from the coding sequence ATGACCATTATCAATACCGAACCATTCGCCGCCGCCCGCTTCATCAAAGAAATCGGCCGCGGCAAGGCCGGCGCCCGCAGCATGAGCCGCGACGACGCCCACGATTTGTACCAGGCCATGCTGGACGGCCGGGTTTCCGACCTAGAACTGGGCGGCATTTTGCTATCGATGCGCATCAAGGGCGAGTCGGTGGAGGAGATCGCTGGCTTCCTCGATGCGGCCGAGGCCTCGTTCGAGCCGTTCAACGCGCCGCCGGGCCAGTTTGCGCCGGTGTCGATTCCGTCGTACAACGGCGCGCGCAAGATGGCCAACCTGACGCCGCTGCTGGCCTTGCTGCTGGCGCGCGAGGGCGTGCCGGTGCTGCTGCACGGCGTCGCCACTGACCTAGGACGGGTGGCGTCGGCCGAGGTGCTGCACGAGCTGGGCGTGGTGACGGCGCGCCACCGCTCGGAGGCGGAAGAGGCCATGTCGCAGGGCAAGCCGGCCTTTATCACCATCGACACCATGGCGCCCAAGCTGGCGTACCTGCTGTCGCTGCGGCGCAAGCTGGGCGTGCGCAACTCGACCCATACGCTGGTCAAGATCATGCAGCCGTTCGCCGGACCGGCGCTGCGGCTGGTGTCGTACACCCATCCGGAATACCTGGAAATGCTGGGCGAATACTTCACCACGGCGGCGCTGCACGAGCGCGGCGACGCGTTCCTGATGCGCGGCACGGAAGGCGAGACGGTGGCCAACGCCAATAAGGCGCAGCAGATCGACTGGTTCCACGGCGGCCTGCGCACGACCTTGGTACCGAAGCAGACGCTGGTCGGCGAACTGCCGCTGCTGCCGGAAAACAAGGATGCGGCGACCACGGCCGCATGGATCCAGTCGGTGCTGGACGGCGACGTGCCGGTGCCGCCGCCGATCGCCGAACAGGTGGCGCAATGCCTGTTGGTGGCGCGGACGGTGGCCTCGCGCCAGCATGTGAGCGAGCCGATCGAGTAA
- a CDS encoding 3-deoxy-7-phosphoheptulonate synthase produces MISPDIENVNVTSFAPMPSPEALHSKLPLTDLASETVMQGREALRNIIDRQDKRLFVVVGPCSIHDPVAGLDYARRLKALQAEVADTMLLVMRVYFEKPRTTTGWKGYINDPDMDDSFRVNVGMEKARQFLLDVCELGLPTATEALDPISPQYLGDLIAWTAIGARTTESQTHREMSSGLSTPVGFKNGTDGDISIAINAILSSAHPHSFLGINAQGNVSIVRTRGNAYGHVVLRGGDGRPNYDSVSIAIAEQALAKAKLPANLVVDCSHANSYKKPELQPLVMADVIHQIVQGNKSLVGVMIESNIVGGNQKIPADLSQLKYGCSVTDGCIDWDTTEQMLREAHKQLLGRP; encoded by the coding sequence ATGATTTCCCCAGACATTGAAAACGTCAACGTCACCTCGTTTGCGCCGATGCCGTCGCCGGAAGCCTTGCATAGCAAGCTGCCGCTGACCGATCTGGCCTCCGAGACCGTGATGCAGGGCCGCGAAGCCCTGCGCAACATCATCGACCGCCAGGACAAGCGCCTGTTCGTGGTCGTCGGCCCATGCTCGATCCACGACCCGGTCGCCGGTCTGGACTATGCACGCCGCCTGAAGGCGCTGCAGGCCGAAGTGGCCGATACCATGTTGCTGGTGATGCGCGTGTATTTCGAAAAGCCGCGCACCACCACCGGCTGGAAGGGGTATATCAACGATCCCGACATGGACGATTCGTTCCGCGTCAACGTCGGCATGGAAAAGGCGCGCCAGTTCCTGCTGGACGTGTGCGAACTGGGCCTGCCGACCGCCACCGAGGCGCTGGACCCGATCTCGCCGCAATACCTGGGCGACCTGATCGCCTGGACCGCCATCGGCGCCCGCACGACGGAATCGCAGACCCACCGCGAGATGTCGTCCGGCCTGTCGACCCCGGTCGGCTTCAAGAACGGCACCGACGGCGACATCAGCATCGCCATCAACGCCATCCTGTCGTCGGCGCACCCGCACTCCTTCCTGGGCATCAATGCGCAGGGCAATGTGTCGATCGTGCGGACCCGCGGCAACGCCTACGGCCACGTGGTGCTGCGCGGCGGCGATGGCCGTCCAAACTACGATTCGGTGTCGATCGCGATTGCCGAACAGGCGCTGGCCAAGGCCAAGCTGCCGGCCAACCTGGTGGTCGATTGCTCGCACGCCAACAGCTACAAGAAACCGGAACTGCAACCGTTGGTGATGGCGGACGTGATCCATCAAATCGTCCAGGGCAACAAGTCGCTGGTCGGCGTGATGATCGAGTCCAACATCGTCGGCGGCAACCAGAAGATCCCGGCCGACCTGAGTCAGCTGAAGTACGGCTGCTCGGTCACCGACGGCTGCATCGACTGGGACACCACCGAGCAGATGCTGCGCGAGGCGCACAAGCAGCTGCTGGGCCGCCCGTAA
- a CDS encoding DUF427 domain-containing protein, with product MPTASWNGVVIAQANDDEVEIVENNVYFPPSSVKREYLQDSSHTSRCPWKGLASYYSLNVNGKVNENAAWYYPEPSDKAAQIKDHVAFWRGVEVQR from the coding sequence ATGCCTACCGCTAGCTGGAATGGCGTCGTCATCGCGCAGGCGAACGACGACGAGGTTGAAATCGTTGAAAACAATGTCTACTTCCCGCCGTCGAGCGTGAAGCGCGAGTACCTGCAGGACAGCAGCCACACCTCGCGCTGTCCATGGAAAGGACTGGCCAGCTACTATTCGCTCAACGTCAACGGCAAGGTCAACGAAAACGCCGCGTGGTACTACCCGGAGCCGTCCGACAAGGCCGCGCAGATCAAGGACCACGTGGCGTTCTGGCGCGGCGTCGAAGTGCAGCGCTAG
- a CDS encoding AAA family ATPase: MGLQARPYLQRITALFGDDVDWERHPYRVPAVRDLSALDFHPDVTFFIGENGAGKSTLLEAIALALGFSIDGGSRNVSNLNTAQEASPLFQSLRLSKSFKTPRDRYFFRAESFHNVATRMDQYYGRGASSGDSLHARSHGEAFMSVLLNTFRGHGLYLLDEPEAALSPNRQLAALRVIDQLVQQDSQFIIATHSPILLAYPNAKIMLFDGTGITEVAYEDTEHYAITRDFLNHYPQRLKQLLAPDSDG; encoded by the coding sequence GTGGGATTGCAGGCCAGGCCCTATCTGCAAAGGATCACCGCGCTGTTCGGTGACGATGTGGACTGGGAGCGCCATCCCTATCGCGTGCCGGCGGTGCGCGATTTGTCAGCGCTCGATTTTCATCCGGACGTGACCTTTTTCATCGGCGAGAACGGCGCCGGCAAATCGACGCTGCTGGAAGCGATCGCGCTGGCGCTGGGCTTCAGCATCGATGGCGGCAGCCGCAATGTCAGCAATCTGAATACGGCGCAGGAGGCGTCACCCCTGTTCCAGTCGCTGCGGCTATCCAAGAGCTTCAAGACGCCGCGCGACCGCTATTTCTTCCGCGCCGAGAGTTTCCATAATGTCGCCACGCGCATGGACCAATATTATGGTCGCGGCGCCTCCAGCGGCGACTCGTTACATGCACGTTCGCATGGCGAGGCGTTCATGTCGGTGCTGCTGAATACTTTTCGCGGCCATGGCCTGTATCTGCTGGACGAGCCGGAGGCGGCGCTGTCGCCGAATCGGCAGCTGGCGGCGTTGCGCGTGATTGACCAGCTAGTGCAGCAGGATTCGCAATTCATCATCGCCACCCACTCGCCGATTCTGCTGGCGTATCCCAACGCGAAGATCATGCTGTTCGACGGCACCGGCATCACCGAGGTGGCGTACGAAGACACGGAGCATTACGCGATCACGCGCGATTTTCTCAACCACTACCCTCAGCGGCTGAAGCAGCTGCTTGCCCCGGACTCAGATGGATAA